In Carya illinoinensis cultivar Pawnee chromosome 10, C.illinoinensisPawnee_v1, whole genome shotgun sequence, one DNA window encodes the following:
- the LOC122278664 gene encoding uncharacterized protein LOC122278664, whose translation MVVSFGEEDREGVLYPHDDALVVTLVIANYTSRWVLIDNGSSADILFWEAFIKMDISANKLRPSPTPVKGFSGDTIQPDGGIIVPVTARTGALTATTMTDFLIVKTLSSYNAILGRLTLNHLKAVTSTYYLKMKFPTDSGVVELRVPPKDREALKQLLIEHMDVFAWSHEDMLGIDNNIIEHRLCVDPAHKVIRQKKRSFNAEKYVAINEEVERLLAARFIKEAHSQSSYLM comes from the exons ATGGTAGTGTCTTTTGGGGAGGAGGACCGGGAAGGAGTGTTGTATCCACACGATGATGCTTTAGTGGTCACCCTTGTGATAGCAAACTACACAAGTAGGTGGGTACTAATCGACAATGGGAGCTCTGCAGATATACTGTTCTGGGAAGCGTTCATCAAAATGGATATCAGTGCCAATAAGTTGAGGCCCTCCCCAACACCAGTGAAGGGTTTCTCTGGAGACACAATACAACCTGATGGGGGTATCATAGTCCCTGTAACAGCAAGGACTGGGGCGTTGACAGCTACCACCATGACCGACTTCTTGATTGTAAAGACCCTGTCCTCCTACAACGCAATATTGGGAAGACTAACACTCAACCATCTCAAGGCAGTGACATCCACATACTACCTCAAGATGAAGTTTCCAACGGATAGTGGGGTCGTAGAGTTGCGAG TGCCACCAAAGGATAGAGAAGCCCTTAAGCAACTGCTGATAGAACACATGGATGTGTTTGCATGGAGTCATGAAGACATGCTTGGCATAGACAATAACATCATTGAACACCGCCTGTGTGTAGATCCCGCCCATAAGGTGATACGCCAAAAAAAGAGGTCGTTCAATGCAGAGAAGTATGTCGCCATTAACGAGGAAGTGGAGAGGTTATTAGCTGCCAGGTTCATTAAGGAAGCTCATTCCCAGAGTAGTTATCTAATGTAG